In a genomic window of Macrobrachium nipponense isolate FS-2020 chromosome 10, ASM1510439v2, whole genome shotgun sequence:
- the LOC135223878 gene encoding protein Star-like isoform X1, with protein MLRLSPKTTRFLGGFATAAAIFAISYGYYGYRNNARPYVKTQDVTVAEPPAASYDELVGQPMESPKLIDYIRRKLLDPPSKGPYNLTEPNKKHFSQYNQGQLIDKLIVKGERNGFFLEVGAVDGETFSNSLYFERELGWTGLLIEPNPATYKLLLDKGRKAHTINCALSLDQRASKMEMTINGPSGMLSKIKTGNGTGATSPNTVFINTIPLFSILLALNVSVIDYMSLDIEGSEMKVLKTIPWDRLTIRVMDVEVDKFKPPEDKNYFIRYMEGRGYKYLGTRTIDAFFVSSAVWDSVLKGVNPLQ; from the exons ATGTTGAGACTCTCGCCCAAGACGACCAGATTCCTCGGTGGCTTCGCAACTGCAGCTGCTATCTTCGCCATCTCTTACGGCTACTATGGCTACAGGAACAATGCCCGGCCCTACGTGAagacacaag acgtTACCGTTGCGGAACCGCCAGCTGCCTCTTACGACGAACTGGTG GGCCAACCAATGGAGAGTCCAAAGCTGATCGATTATATTCGTAGAAAATTGCTCGACCCGCCTTCCAAGGGACCGTACAACCTGACAGAACCGAACAAGAAGCATTTCTCTCAGTACAACCAAGGACAGCTCATCGATAAACTGATCGTGAAAGgagag agaAACGGCTTCTTTCTCGAGGTTGGGGCCGTGGATGGAGAGACCTTCAGCAATTCTCTCTACTTCGAGAGGGAGCTGGGATGGACGGGATTGCTGATAGAACCCAACCCGGCGACGTACAAACTCCTACTAGACAAGGGAAGGAAAGCGCACACAATTAACTGCGCCCTTTCGCTTGACCAAAGAGCATCCAAGATGGAGATGAC GATCAATGGACCGAGCGGAATGCTAAGTAAAATAAAGACTGGAAATGGCACCGGTGCCACCAGTCCCAACACTGTCTTTATCAACACCATTCCGCTGTTCTCGATCCTGCTGGCTCTCAACGTCTCCGTCATCGACTACATGTCCCTAGATATCGAAGGATCCGAGATGAAG gtaCTGAAGACGATACCTTGGGACAGACTGACGATCCgcgtgatggacgtggaggtggacaAGTTCAAACCCCCAGAGGACAAGAACTACTTCATCCGATACATGGAGGGGAGGGGCTACAAGTACCTAGGCACCAGGACCATCGACGCCTTCTTCGTGTCCTCCGCAGTGTGGGACAGTGTCCTCAAGGGAGTCAATCCTTTGCAATAG
- the LOC135223878 gene encoding uncharacterized protein LOC135223878 isoform X2 has product MLRLSPKTTRFLGGFATAAAIFAISYGYYGYRNNARPYVKTQDVTVAEPPAASYDELVGQPMESPKLIDYIRRKLLDPPSKGPYNLTEPNKKHFSQYNQGQLIDKLIVKGERNGFFLEVGAVDGETFSNSLYFERELGWTGLLIEPNPATYKLLLDKGRKAHTINCALSLDQRASKMEMTY; this is encoded by the exons ATGTTGAGACTCTCGCCCAAGACGACCAGATTCCTCGGTGGCTTCGCAACTGCAGCTGCTATCTTCGCCATCTCTTACGGCTACTATGGCTACAGGAACAATGCCCGGCCCTACGTGAagacacaag acgtTACCGTTGCGGAACCGCCAGCTGCCTCTTACGACGAACTGGTG GGCCAACCAATGGAGAGTCCAAAGCTGATCGATTATATTCGTAGAAAATTGCTCGACCCGCCTTCCAAGGGACCGTACAACCTGACAGAACCGAACAAGAAGCATTTCTCTCAGTACAACCAAGGACAGCTCATCGATAAACTGATCGTGAAAGgagag agaAACGGCTTCTTTCTCGAGGTTGGGGCCGTGGATGGAGAGACCTTCAGCAATTCTCTCTACTTCGAGAGGGAGCTGGGATGGACGGGATTGCTGATAGAACCCAACCCGGCGACGTACAAACTCCTACTAGACAAGGGAAGGAAAGCGCACACAATTAACTGCGCCCTTTCGCTTGACCAAAGAGCATCCAAGATGGAGATGAC gtaCTGA